In a genomic window of bacterium BMS3Abin08:
- the glkA gene encoding glucokinase, which produces MLAIGVDLGGTNLRVALINDDYEVLTKTMESSAENVIDLMVDLIDDIITPEVTGIGIGVAGVIDRKRVLVHRSPNLEAVEGVDFGEVIGKRFSLPLYIENDANAYAIGEKKAGAGKRFSSFVLLTLGTGIGGGVVYRERLLDIAAEFGHVTVEAGGVSCPCGNSGCLESYASARAMTSMTVESLESGTESLLKECCNGNIYKITPGDIYNCALEGDGLAREILKTAGRYLGIGIANLVNTFSPEAVILGGGLTGAWNIYVEEARREAEKRAFPELFEGVGIIPAESGDDAGVIGSASLVFDNLRNEQA; this is translated from the coding sequence ATGCTTGCTATAGGCGTTGATCTTGGAGGTACAAACCTCAGGGTAGCCCTTATCAACGATGATTATGAGGTCTTGACAAAGACCATGGAATCGTCTGCAGAGAATGTAATTGACCTGATGGTTGATTTAATTGATGATATTATTACCCCGGAAGTTACAGGCATCGGTATTGGTGTTGCAGGGGTGATTGACAGAAAAAGAGTCCTTGTGCACCGTTCTCCGAATCTTGAAGCCGTTGAGGGGGTCGACTTTGGAGAGGTGATCGGGAAGAGGTTTTCTCTTCCCCTTTATATCGAGAATGATGCCAATGCATATGCAATTGGTGAAAAGAAGGCCGGTGCAGGGAAGCGCTTCAGCAGCTTTGTCCTCCTGACGCTGGGCACAGGTATAGGTGGAGGTGTTGTTTACAGGGAAAGGCTGCTCGATATAGCTGCAGAGTTTGGTCATGTGACGGTTGAGGCAGGTGGAGTGAGCTGTCCCTGCGGCAACAGCGGATGTCTTGAATCCTATGCCTCTGCAAGGGCTATGACCTCGATGACCGTTGAATCCCTTGAGTCCGGTACCGAGAGCCTCCTCAAGGAATGCTGTAATGGTAATATTTACAAGATAACACCCGGGGATATCTACAACTGCGCCCTTGAAGGGGACGGGCTTGCGAGAGAGATCTTAAAAACCGCCGGCAGGTATCTTGGTATCGGGATAGCAAACCTGGTTAATACATTCAGCCCTGAGGCCGTTATACTCGGGGGTGGTCTTACGGGCGCCTGGAACATTTATGTGGAGGAGGCAAGGAGAGAGGCGGAAAAGAGGGCCTTCCCGGAACTTTTCGAGGGAGTGGGGATTATCCCTGCAGAGTCAGGTGACGATGCCGGGGTTATTGGATCGGCATCACTTGTATTTGATAATCTAAGAAATGAACAGGCTTAG
- the zraS_7 gene encoding sensor protein ZraS, with amino-acid sequence MEDISLHILDILQNSISAGAGNIEIEITGSRSGGMLTVTIRDDGKGMDEKTLKSITDPFFSTKDKRVGLGIPLLAQSANEAGGQLNVESGRGKGTVVKATFMLNHIDRKPLGDITSTLLALIAGHPEVDLRFFFNSDGKGFVFDTREIKRELGDVPISYPAVLSLLRRRISEGIGNIRSNRHEGGF; translated from the coding sequence ATGGAAGACATCTCGTTACATATACTCGATATACTGCAGAACTCAATATCTGCAGGTGCAGGGAACATCGAGATAGAAATCACCGGGAGCAGATCCGGCGGCATGCTGACGGTTACAATCAGGGATGACGGTAAGGGTATGGACGAAAAAACCCTCAAGTCCATTACCGATCCGTTTTTCAGCACAAAGGATAAGAGAGTGGGGCTCGGTATCCCGCTCCTTGCACAATCCGCAAATGAGGCAGGTGGTCAACTTAACGTTGAATCCGGGAGGGGGAAAGGAACCGTTGTTAAGGCTACCTTTATGCTCAACCATATTGACAGAAAACCCCTTGGTGACATAACATCAACATTGTTGGCGCTCATAGCCGGTCATCCGGAAGTTGATCTCCGCTTTTTCTTCAATAGCGACGGCAAGGGCTTTGTGTTTGACACCAGAGAGATTAAAAGGGAGCTCGGCGATGTCCCGATAAGTTACCCTGCTGTTTTATCCCTTCTGAGAAGGAGGATTTCGGAAGGGATTGGAAATATACGATCCAATCGGCATGAAGGAGGTTTCTGA
- the lepA gene encoding elongation factor 4: protein MAKKIRNFSIIAHIDHGKSTLADRLLEYTGALSKREMSDQVLDSMDLEREKGITIKAHAVRLIYNALDGAEYILNLIDTPGHVDFSYEVSRSLASCEGALLIVDATQGVEAQTVANAYLAIENDLDLIPVINKIDLPQAEPERVREQIEDVVGLDCSGLIQTSAKLGTGTREVLEAVVERVPPPVGDDELPLKALIFDSWFDNYRGVVVLVRVFDGKVGKGTRIMLMYNNKEFEVAEVGVFSPSVTPVELLSSGEVGYIIAGIKDVHDTRVGDTITDALNPADSPCPGYKDVKPMVFCGFYPIESGNYESLKDALEKLSLNDASFNFEPESSTALGFGFRCGFLGLLHMEIIKERIEREFDVSVISTAPTVVYRVHDQDGEVHAIDNPNLMTSKPSVVEEPFIRGTVFVPQEFIGNILSLCQNKRGIQKDFNYISKDRIMVVYELPLSEILWDFYDKLKSLSRGYASFDYEFSGYKESDLVKLDILLNNEPVDALSLVVHRDNAYYRGREVAQRLRKIIPRQLFDVVIQAAIGSKVIARETVKALRKDVLAKCYGGDITRKRKLLEKQKEGKKRMKQVGRIEIPQEAFLSVLEVEE from the coding sequence ATGGCAAAGAAGATAAGGAATTTTTCGATAATTGCGCATATCGACCATGGTAAATCGACCCTTGCAGACAGACTGCTTGAGTATACGGGGGCACTCTCGAAGAGGGAGATGTCCGATCAGGTTCTTGATTCAATGGATCTTGAACGTGAAAAGGGGATTACCATTAAGGCCCATGCCGTCAGGCTGATCTATAATGCGCTTGACGGCGCCGAGTACATACTGAATCTGATTGACACCCCGGGTCATGTTGATTTCTCCTATGAGGTTTCACGGAGTCTTGCCTCCTGTGAAGGCGCCCTGCTTATTGTCGATGCCACACAGGGTGTTGAGGCCCAGACCGTGGCTAACGCCTACCTTGCAATTGAAAATGACCTTGACCTGATTCCCGTTATAAACAAGATAGATCTGCCACAGGCTGAACCTGAGAGGGTCAGGGAACAGATTGAGGACGTTGTGGGTCTTGACTGCTCAGGACTGATTCAGACCTCCGCCAAGTTAGGTACGGGCACCAGGGAGGTCCTTGAAGCCGTTGTGGAGAGGGTGCCGCCTCCGGTCGGGGATGATGAACTGCCTTTAAAGGCGCTTATATTTGATTCATGGTTTGACAACTACCGTGGAGTGGTGGTGCTTGTAAGGGTTTTTGACGGAAAGGTCGGCAAGGGAACACGGATCATGCTTATGTACAATAATAAGGAGTTCGAGGTTGCAGAGGTGGGCGTGTTCTCACCTTCCGTTACACCCGTTGAACTACTTTCATCAGGAGAGGTCGGGTACATTATCGCAGGGATCAAGGACGTACATGATACAAGGGTGGGAGATACCATCACGGATGCCCTGAACCCGGCAGACAGTCCCTGTCCGGGATACAAGGACGTCAAGCCTATGGTGTTTTGCGGTTTTTATCCCATTGAGTCCGGGAACTATGAATCACTGAAAGATGCACTTGAAAAACTGAGTCTCAATGATGCGTCGTTCAATTTTGAGCCTGAGAGTTCAACCGCCCTCGGGTTCGGATTCAGGTGCGGATTCCTGGGACTGCTCCATATGGAGATAATCAAGGAGAGGATTGAAAGGGAGTTTGATGTCTCCGTTATCAGTACGGCTCCTACTGTGGTTTACAGGGTTCATGACCAGGATGGAGAGGTTCATGCTATCGATAACCCTAACCTGATGACCTCAAAACCCTCTGTGGTTGAAGAGCCCTTCATAAGGGGCACGGTTTTTGTGCCCCAGGAGTTTATCGGCAATATTCTCAGTCTGTGCCAGAACAAGAGGGGCATCCAGAAGGATTTCAATTATATCAGCAAGGACAGGATAATGGTGGTATATGAGCTTCCGCTGAGTGAGATACTATGGGATTTTTACGATAAGCTTAAATCGTTGTCAAGGGGTTATGCCTCGTTTGATTATGAGTTTTCAGGTTATAAGGAGTCCGATCTTGTGAAGCTTGATATCCTTCTTAATAATGAACCTGTGGATGCCCTCAGTCTCGTTGTTCACAGGGATAACGCCTATTACAGGGGCCGTGAGGTAGCTCAGAGGTTGCGCAAGATAATACCGAGGCAGCTCTTCGATGTTGTTATTCAGGCGGCTATAGGGAGCAAGGTTATTGCAAGGGAGACGGTAAAGGCCCTAAGGAAGGACGTGCTTGCCAAGTGTTACGGTGGTGATATTACGAGAAAAAGAAAATTACTCGAGAAACAGAAGGAGGGTAAAAAGCGGATGAAACAGGTTGGAAGGATCGAGATTCCCCAGGAGGCTTTTCTCTCAGTACTGGAGGTGGAAGAATGA
- the ribBA gene encoding riboflavin biosynthesis protein RibBA: MRSKYRFNTIEDAIDDIRNGGMIILVDDEDRENEGDLCIAAEKVTAEVINFMAKYGRGLICLSLTPERVEELQLRMMTSDNTSPYGTAFTVSIEARRGVTTGISAHDRATTVLTAINQECGPEDLSKPGHIFPLKARPGGVLQRAGQTEGSVDLARLAGLYPAGVICEIMSEDGTMARVPQLMEFAGRHNLKIVTIKDLIEYRMRKETLVKRIAEVKLPTSYGGEFVAIAYENMVDDTVHVALVKGDISPDGPVLVRVHSECLTGDVFGSRRCDCGDQLHSAMEMIEREGKGVIIYMRQEGRGIGLANKLRAYALQDQGLDTVEANIKLGFKPDLRDYGIGAQILVDLGLKKIRLMTNNPRKIVGLEGYGLQVVERVSIEIKPEEGNIRYLKTKKKKLGHILDRV, encoded by the coding sequence ATGAGGAGTAAGTACAGGTTCAATACGATTGAAGATGCAATAGATGATATAAGAAACGGTGGGATGATTATCCTCGTTGATGATGAGGACAGGGAAAACGAGGGTGATCTCTGTATTGCTGCTGAAAAGGTGACAGCCGAGGTCATTAATTTCATGGCCAAATACGGCAGAGGGCTGATATGCCTGAGCCTGACGCCTGAAAGGGTGGAGGAACTGCAGCTCCGGATGATGACAAGTGACAACACATCGCCTTACGGCACCGCCTTTACCGTTTCAATAGAGGCCAGGAGGGGCGTGACGACGGGTATATCCGCCCACGACAGGGCTACTACCGTCCTGACAGCGATCAATCAGGAATGCGGCCCCGAGGATTTGTCCAAGCCGGGCCATATCTTTCCGCTGAAGGCCCGTCCCGGTGGGGTGCTTCAGCGTGCCGGACAGACGGAAGGCTCGGTTGATCTTGCGAGGCTTGCAGGTCTTTATCCTGCCGGTGTTATATGTGAGATAATGAGCGAGGACGGTACAATGGCCCGCGTTCCGCAATTGATGGAATTTGCCGGGAGGCACAACCTGAAGATAGTCACCATTAAGGATCTTATTGAATACAGAATGAGGAAAGAGACCCTGGTGAAGCGTATTGCTGAGGTAAAGCTGCCAACATCCTATGGTGGCGAATTCGTGGCCATTGCTTATGAGAACATGGTTGATGACACCGTTCATGTTGCCCTTGTGAAGGGTGACATTTCCCCTGACGGGCCGGTTCTTGTAAGGGTGCATTCAGAGTGTTTAACCGGTGATGTATTTGGTTCACGCAGATGCGACTGTGGTGATCAGCTCCACAGCGCAATGGAGATGATCGAGAGAGAGGGTAAGGGGGTTATTATTTACATGAGACAGGAGGGCAGGGGGATAGGGCTTGCAAACAAGCTGAGGGCCTATGCGCTTCAGGATCAGGGGCTCGATACGGTCGAGGCTAATATCAAGCTTGGTTTTAAACCCGATCTCAGGGACTATGGGATAGGGGCACAGATACTGGTTGACCTGGGGTTGAAGAAGATCCGCCTGATGACTAACAACCCGAGAAAGATTGTAGGCCTTGAGGGGTATGGCCTTCAGGTGGTCGAACGTGTCTCTATAGAGATCAAACCCGAAGAGGGTAATATCCGGTACCTCAAGACAAAAAAGAAGAAACTGGGGCATATCCTTGACAGGGTTTAG
- the ribE gene encoding riboflavin synthase, producing the protein MFTGIIQELGKVAGLKRTGEITLLSIASGAVARDSGVGDSISVNGACLTITTLEGVKHVSGDDLIMRFDLSPETLRSTTLGHLSPGDPVNLEPAVKPSERLGGHLVTGHIDGVGRISKRHRVGKATELSIKAPEDVMRYIVRKGSVAVDGISLTVVDCKRDSFSIVIIPHTEEITTIGFKGVGDSVNLETDIIGKYVERFMSGRDNDDILMEKLKQSGFV; encoded by the coding sequence ATGTTTACCGGTATTATTCAGGAACTTGGGAAGGTGGCCGGTCTTAAGAGGACAGGGGAGATCACCCTTCTGTCCATTGCATCAGGGGCTGTTGCGAGGGACTCCGGGGTTGGTGACAGTATCTCCGTTAACGGAGCCTGCCTCACTATAACAACCCTTGAGGGTGTGAAGCATGTTTCCGGAGACGATCTGATTATGAGGTTTGACCTTTCCCCTGAGACACTCAGGAGCACTACCCTGGGACATCTAAGTCCCGGCGATCCGGTTAACCTTGAACCTGCCGTCAAACCCTCGGAAAGGCTTGGAGGCCATCTCGTAACCGGCCATATAGACGGTGTCGGCAGGATATCTAAGAGGCACAGGGTCGGTAAAGCAACCGAGTTGAGTATAAAGGCGCCTGAAGATGTGATGAGATATATTGTCAGAAAGGGTTCCGTGGCAGTCGACGGGATAAGCCTGACAGTGGTGGACTGTAAGAGGGATTCCTTCAGTATCGTTATAATTCCTCATACCGAAGAGATTACAACCATAGGCTTCAAAGGCGTGGGTGATTCGGTTAACCTGGAAACTGATATAATAGGTAAGTATGTTGAGAGGTTTATGTCGGGAAGGGATAACGATGATATACTGATGGAAAAACTGAAACAATCAGGGTTTGTTTAA
- the sipP gene encoding signal peptidase I P, with amino-acid sequence MKKKGVVREYAEAIITALILALIIRAFVVQAFKIPSGSMIPTLLVGDHILVAKFIYGTEIPFTDKKILVFREPRKGDIIVFKYPKDPSRDFIKRVIAVGGDVVEGRNKNVFVNGRALKEPYIQHTDNDTRPVGMDVRDNFGPVYVPQGKIFVMGDNRDQSYDSRYWGFVDLSEVKGKAFIIYWSWDGKRHLPRLSRIGRLIR; translated from the coding sequence ATGAAGAAGAAGGGCGTAGTAAGAGAATATGCAGAGGCAATAATAACCGCCCTTATACTTGCGTTGATCATCAGGGCCTTCGTGGTTCAGGCATTCAAGATACCCTCCGGATCAATGATCCCCACCCTCCTTGTTGGTGACCATATCCTGGTCGCCAAGTTTATATACGGGACGGAGATACCCTTTACCGACAAAAAAATTCTCGTGTTCAGGGAACCTCGAAAGGGTGATATTATTGTATTCAAGTACCCGAAAGACCCCTCACGTGACTTTATAAAGAGGGTGATAGCCGTCGGAGGTGATGTGGTAGAGGGACGAAACAAGAATGTCTTCGTCAACGGCCGGGCCCTGAAGGAACCATACATACAACATACCGACAATGATACACGACCGGTGGGGATGGATGTGAGGGACAACTTTGGTCCCGTTTATGTGCCCCAGGGGAAGATCTTTGTTATGGGTGACAACCGTGATCAGAGTTATGACAGCAGGTACTGGGGGTTTGTTGATCTCAGTGAGGTCAAAGGCAAGGCATTTATAATATACTGGTCATGGGACGGCAAGAGACACTTGCCCCGATTATCAAGGATTGGGAGGTTGATCCGATGA
- the spo0F_3 gene encoding sporulation initiation phosphotransferase F — MHNRRVLVIDDEAIVRVSCQRVLEPAGYEVIVTSRGDDAISLLEKERFDLVLTDLKMPDMDGIEVLKTIKKRWPEIHVVIITGYGTISTAVLAIKLGAYEYIEKPFTPEDILNVVNKVFDEASSE, encoded by the coding sequence ATGCACAACAGAAGGGTTCTTGTAATAGATGACGAGGCAATTGTGAGGGTCAGCTGTCAGAGGGTGCTTGAGCCTGCCGGGTACGAAGTGATAGTGACATCGAGGGGTGACGACGCGATATCACTGCTTGAGAAGGAACGGTTTGACCTGGTTCTGACCGACCTCAAGATGCCCGATATGGACGGGATCGAGGTCCTGAAGACCATCAAGAAAAGATGGCCGGAGATCCATGTGGTTATAATAACCGGTTATGGAACGATAAGCACGGCTGTTCTGGCCATCAAACTCGGGGCATATGAGTATATTGAGAAGCCCTTTACCCCCGAGGATATCCTGAACGTGGTGAACAAGGTCTTTGATGAAGCCTCTTCCGAATAA